The region GGATCATCCTGGCGTGTGCCGAGGGCGCCTCGAACGTCGACGTGGCGACGGAGCTGGGTGTCCATCTGTCCACTGTGGGTAAGTGGCGGCGGCGGTTCCTGAAGCTGCGGCTCGACGGCCTTATCGACGAGCAACGGCCGGGCCGCCCGCCGTCGATCAGCCTGGACCAGGTGGAACAGGTGGTGGTCGCGACTCTGGAGCAGGTACCACGCAACGCCACGCACTGGTCCCGCACGTCAATGGCCGAGCGATCCGGGCTGTCGAAGTCCACCATCGGGCGAATCTGGCGGGACTTCGGCCTCAAGCCACACCGGGCGGACACGTTCAAACTGTCCACCGATCCGCAGTTCATGGAGAAGGTCGTTGACGTGGTCGGCCTGTACCACAACCCGCCGGAACGGGCCGTGGTGCTGTGCGTCGACGAGAAATCCCAGATCCAGGCCTTGGACCGCTCCCAGCCGGTACTGCCGATGATGCCCGGCATGCCGGAACGCCGCACCCACGACTACGTCCGTAACGGCATCACCAGCCTGTTCGCCGCGTTCAACGTCGCCGACGGCACCGTGATCGGCCAACTCCACCGCCAGCACCGCGCCACCGAGTTCCAGAAGTTCCTGACCGCGATCGACAAGACCGTGCCCGCCGACCTCGACATCCACCTGATCTGCGACAACTACGGCACCCACAAGACCCCGGCCATCCGGGCCTGGCTCGCCAGACACCCCCGCTTCCACATGCACTTCACCCCGACCGGCTCGTCCTGGCTCAACCAGGTCGAACGCTGGTTCGGCTACCTCACCGAACAAAAGATCCGTCGTGGCGCGCACAAGAGCGTCCGGTCCCTTGAGGCGGACATCCGGGCGTGGATCACCGACTGGAACAGCAATCCACGTCCCTTCATCTGGACCAAGACCGCCGAAGAGATCCTCGAATCACTCGCACGATTTTGTAGGCGAATTTCTGGCGCAGGACACTAGCGAGCCGCATGGGCTGTGCTCCACCTCCTCCTTCCGGGTCGGCCGGACGCGAATCGAACGCGTGTTCTAATCTGGCATTGTCACTGGTCAAGGGAGGTGTGATGGGGGACGGCGGGACGCCGGTGCGGACTCTGCTCGTCTGGTGCCCCGACTGGCCGGTGATCGCCGCCGAGATCGTCGACGGGGTACCGGCCGTCGACCCGGTCGCGGTGCTGCACGCCAACCGGGTGGTCGCCTGCTCCGAGGCTGCCCGCCGCGACGGCGTACGCCGGGGCCTGCGCAAACGGGAGGCGCAGAGCCGTTGCCCCCAGCTGACCGTCGTCGCGTACGATCCCGGCCGGGATGCCCGCGCCTTCGAGCCGGTGGTCGCCGCCGTCGAGGAGGTCGCCGTTGGGGTGGAGGTGCTCCGGCCAGGGATCTGCGCGCTCGCCGCCCGGGGCCCGACCCGCTACTTCGGCGGCGAGGAACCGGCCGCCGAACGGATCGTCGAACACGTCGCCGAAAGTTGCGAGGTGGAGAGCCAGATCGGCATCGCCGACGGGGTCTTCGCCGCCGGCCTGGCCGCCCGCGCCGGCCGGATCGTCCCGCCCGGGCAGACCCCGCACTTCCTCGCCGACCAACCCGTCGAGGCGCTCGGTCGGCCCCGACTGACCGACCTGCTGCGCCGGCTCGGCCTGCGTACCCTGGGCGACTTCGCGGCGCTGCCCGCCGGGGACGTACTGGCCCGGTTCGGGTTCGACGCGGCGCTGGCGCACCGGCTGGCCGCCGGCCGCGACCACCGGCCGCTCGCGGTCCGTCGCCCACCGCCGGACCTGGACGCCACCGAGACGTACGACGAGCCGCTGGACCGGGTCGACGCCGCCGCGTTCGCCGCCCGAGCCCTGGCCGAACGGCTGCATGACACGCTCGCCGGACACGGCCTGGCCTGCACCCGGCTCGGCATCGAGGCGGTGACCGCCGACGGGCAGGAACTGCACCGGGTGTGGCGGCACGACGGCCTGCTCACCGCAGCGGCGATCGCCGACCGGGTGCGCTGGCAACTCGACGGCTGGCTCTCCGGCACCAACCGGCGGCCCGGCGGCGGTGGCCGGCTCGCCCCACCCCGCCCCACCGCCGGGATCATCCGGCTCCGGCTGGTCCCCGCCGGGGTGCTCGCCCAGGCTGGCCTGCAACCCGGTCTCTGGGGTGAGACCGGCGCGGAACGCGAGCGCGCGCACCGGGCGCTGAGCCGGGTGCAGGGCATCCTCGGCCCCGAGTCGGTGGTTACCGCCGTACTCGGTGGTGGGCGTGCCCCGGCCGACCAGGCCCGCCTGGTGCCGTGGGGCGACGAGCGGCTTCCTGCCCGACCGTTGGCCCCGCCGTGGCCGGGCCGGCTGCCGCCACCCGCTCCGGCCGTGGTGCTGCCCGTGCCACTGCCGGCCGCCGTGCACGACAGCACCGGCCAACTGGTCGGGGTGACCGCCCGACTGGAGGTCAGCGCCGCGCCGGCCCGGCTCACCGTCGGTACGACCGCAGCCGTGGAGATCGTCGGCTGGACCGGGCCGTGGCCGGTCGACGAACGCTGGTGGGCCCCGGCCGAGGCCCGCCGGGCGGCCCGGTTCCAGGTCAGTCTCGCCGACGGGGGCGCTCTGCTGCTCTGCCTCGCCGCCGGTCAGTGGACGGTAGAGGCCATCTATGACTAGCCACGTCGGCGTGCCTCGCGGTGCCGGCGGGCCCAGCGGGACCCGGCGATGAGCTTTCACAACCCGGACCTGCCCTGGTCCGAGCTGGAACGCCGGCTCTCCGGGCGGGTCACCGCCGACCCCGGGCGGGTCGTCACCGACCCCGGGCTGAGCACCGCCGACCCGGCAACGCCTGGCGGGCGCCTGCGGGTGGTGGACCCACTGGCCGCCGCCGGAGACGAGGAAGCGCCCCGGAGCCGGAGTCGCGAGACGATTCCAGTCCGACCCGTCGAGCCGCCCCCGGACGCGGTGCCCTATGCCGAGCTGCACTGTCATACCAACTTCAGCTTCCTCGACGGGGCCAGCCACCCGGAGGAGCTGGCCGAGGAGGCGGCCCGGCTGGGGCTGACCGCGCTCGCCGTCACCGACCACGACGGGTTCTACGGCGTGGTGCGCTTCGCCGAGGCGGCCCGGGCGCTGCGTCTGCCCACCGTCTTCGGTGCCGAACTGTCGCTGGACCTGCCCGGTCCCCGCACCGGCGAACCCGACCCGCACGGCCGGCACCTGCTGGTCCTGGCCCGAGGGCCGGAGGGGTACGCCCGGCTGGCCAGGACCATCGCCCGGGCCCAGCTGCGGGGCGGGGAGAAGGGCCGCCCGGTCTACGGCGAGCTGGCCGAAGTCGCCGCCGAACTACGTGACCACGTGTTGCTGCTCACCGGCTGCCGCAAGGGGCCGGTGCCATCTGCGCTGCTCACCGAGGGGGTCGATGCGGCAGCCCGCGAACTGGACCGGCTGACCGCGCTGTTCGGGGCGGAATCCGTGGCGGTGGAGCTGACCGACCACGGCGACCCGCTCGACGCCGACCGCAACGACGCCATCGCCGAACTGGCCGCCCGGGCCGGACTGCCCACCGTCGCCACCAACAACGTGCACTACGCCACCCCGGGCCGCCGCCGACTGGCCACCGCGCTGGCCGCCGTACGGGCCCGGCGCAGCCTGGACGAGTTGGACGGCTGGCTGCCGGCGGCGGCCACCGCCCACCTGCGTACCGGGGCGGAGATGGCCGCCCGGTTCGCCGCCCATCCGGGCGCGGTGGCCCGGGCCGCCGCGCTCGGTGCCGAACTCGCCTTCGACCTGCACCTGGTCGCCCCGGAACTGCCCGCCTACCCGGTGCCGCCCGGGCACACCGAGATGACCTGGCTGCGCGAGCTGACCATGGCCGGTGCGTTGGACCGCTACGGGCCGCCCGGGGCGCACCCGGAGGCATACCACCAGCTCGACCACGAACTGAAGATGATCGACGAGCTGGGCTTTCCCGGCTACTTCCTGGTCGTCTACGACATCGTCGAGTTCTGCCGGCGCAGCGGCATCTACTGCCAGGGGCGTGGTTCGGCGGCCAACTCGGCGGTCTGCTACGCGCTGCGGATCACCAACGTCGACGCGGTCCGCCACCAGTTGCTCTTCGAACGGTTCCTCGCCCCCGAACGGGACGGGCCACCGGACATCGACGTGGACATCGAATCCGACCGTCGGGAGGAGGTCATCCAACACGTCTACGCCAAGTACGGCCGCGAGCACACCGCCCAGGTAGCCAACGTCATCTCCTACCGGCCTCGTTCGGCGGTACGGGACATCGCCAAGGCGTTCGGCTTCTCGCCCGGCCAGCAGGATGCCTGGAGTAAACAGATCGACCGTTGGGGTTCGGTTGCCGCGGTGGACGCCGAGGGCATCCCCGAGCACGTCGTGGCGTACGCCAACGAGTTGCAGACATTTCCCCGGCACCTGGGCATCCACTCCGGCGGCATGGTGATCTGCGACCGTCCGGTGATCGAGGTGTGCCCGGTGGAGTGGGGGCGGATGCCCGGTCGCACCGTGCTCCAGTGGGACAAGGACGACTGCGCCAACGCCGGCCTGGTCAAGTTCGACCTGCTCGGGCTGGGCATGCTCTCGGTGCTGCGCTACGCCCACGACCTGATCGGCTCCACGTTGGACCTGGGCAGCATGTCGTTGGACGACCCGGAGGTCTACGACATGCTGTGCCGGGCCGACTCGGTGGGCGTGTTCCAGGTGGAGAGCCGAGCCCAGATGGCCACCCTGCCCCGGCTCAAGCCCCGGGAGTTCTACGACCTGGTGGTCGAGGTGGCGCTGATCCGGCCCGGCCCGATCCAGGGCGGCTCGGTGCACCCGTACATTCGGCGCAAGAACGGGCAGGAGCCGGTGACGTACCCGCATCCGCTGATGCGCAACGCGCTGGAGAAGACGCTGGGCGTACCGCTCTTCCAGGAGCAGCTGATGCAGCTCGCGATCGACCTGGCTGGCTTCGACGCGGCCGGTGCCGACCAGCTACGCCGGGCGATGGGGTCCAAGCGGTCCACCGAACGGATGGCGCAGATCCGCGACCGGCTCTACGCCGGTATGGCTGAGCGGGGCATTACCGGCGAGCTGGCCGACGACGTCTATCTGAAACTGTCCGCCTTCGCCAGCTACGGCTTTCCGGAGAGCCACGCGATGAGCTTCGCCTACCTGGTCTACGCCAGCTCCTGGCTCAAGCGCTACCACCCGGCCCCGTTCCTGGCCGCGCTGCTCAACGCCCAGCCGATGGGCTTCTACTCGCCGCAGACCCTGGTCGACGATGCTCGGCGGCACGGTGTCGAGGTACGCCGACCGGATATCAACGCCAGCGGAGCCAAGGCGGTGCTGGAGTCCACCCCGGACACCCGGTGGGGCAGCGCACCCGGTGAACCACCGCACAGGTGGGGGCTGGGCGGGCCGGCGGTCCGGCTGGGGCTGGGCAGTGTCCGTACCGTCGGCGACGAGTTGGCCGAGCGGATCGAGGCCGAGCGGACGGCCGGTGGACCGTACCGGGACATGGCGGACCTGGCCCGTCGGGTCGGCCTGACCGCCGCGCAGTTGGAGGCGCTGGCCACCGCGGACGCCTTCGCCGGGTTCGGGCTGACCCGCCGGGAGGCGCTGTGGGCGGCCGGGGCCGCCGCCCAGGACCGGCCCGACCGGCTACCCGGCACCGTCACCGGAGCGAGCGCACCGGTGCTGCCCGGCATGGAGGCGGTCGACCGGCTGGTCGCCGACGTGTGGGCCACCGGACTGTCGCCGGAGAGCCACCCGGCCCGGTTCATCCGGCCCCAGCTCGACGCCCTCGGGGCGGTGCCGATCGCGAAACTGGCCCAGGTCGAGCCCGGCCGGCGAGTACGTGTCGGCGGCATCGTCACCCACCGGCAACGCCCCGGTACGGCCGGTGGGGTCACCTTCCTCAACCTGGAGGACGAGACCGGGATGCTCAACGTGACCTGCTCACCGGGGCTGTGGCAGCGCTACCGGAAGGTGGCCCGGACCAGTGCCGCGCTGGTCGTACGGGGTCGGCTGGAACGGCATGACGGGGTGACGAACCTGACCGCCGACCGGCTCGACGCGATCACCCCGCCGGTCAGTCCGGCCTCGCGCGACTTCCGCTGAGGGGTGAGGAAAGGCCTGCCTCGACGGTCGATCTTGTCGGCGGGGGTCGTTATGGTCGGCCGGCCGGACCCGCGACTGAGCACAATGGAGTGACATGAAGGATTTCGCCGGAGATTTCGAGACGCGCCTGACGGTACGTCTGGACGGCGGAACAGGTGGAGCCTGACACGGCGGAACAGGTGACGACGAGCCGTTACGCGACTGGGCCTGACGATGGATCCCGGCTGGATCACCCCGCCGGGACAGCGGTCCAGAGATCGCAGGATCCGTCCCGGCAAGCCGGAGTTCACCGATCCGGTGCAGGCGGACCGCTGGCGGACCCTGCGACGTACAGCCCTGGATCATGCTCTTGCCCTGGTCGCCGCGTCGCCGTTGCGGGAGAAGCTGGTACTGCGCGGCAGCATGCTGCCGCCAGCCTGGGCGGGAGAGCAGGCCCGTGCGCCGGGTGATCTCGACTGGGTGCTGGGTTGATCAGAGGATCGAGGCCGACCGCCTCTATGCCGACCTGGCCGACCTGTTGCGGCAGCAACCGAAGGTGACGGACGGCCTCGTCGACGAGAAGGATCTCTATGACGCGGTCCTGCTCGCGGAGGACCCCCGGGCGAAACTGTCCCCGTCTCTCCTGGACGAGGTGCTGGACCCGTGGTTGGCGGCCGAGGACGTTCCGGACGCGATCGATGACCTGGACGTGGATTGGGAAGACTTCCAGAAGGACTATCCCTGGGTGGGCGGGACCGGGGAGGAATGGCTTACTCGGCTGAGCCGGGCACTGACCCACATGCTCGACACGGCTGACGAGCAGCACTGACACCCACGAGCAGCACTGATGCCCACGAGTAGCACTGACG is a window of Micromonospora polyrhachis DNA encoding:
- a CDS encoding DNA polymerase Y family protein, whose product is MGDGGTPVRTLLVWCPDWPVIAAEIVDGVPAVDPVAVLHANRVVACSEAARRDGVRRGLRKREAQSRCPQLTVVAYDPGRDARAFEPVVAAVEEVAVGVEVLRPGICALAARGPTRYFGGEEPAAERIVEHVAESCEVESQIGIADGVFAAGLAARAGRIVPPGQTPHFLADQPVEALGRPRLTDLLRRLGLRTLGDFAALPAGDVLARFGFDAALAHRLAAGRDHRPLAVRRPPPDLDATETYDEPLDRVDAAAFAARALAERLHDTLAGHGLACTRLGIEAVTADGQELHRVWRHDGLLTAAAIADRVRWQLDGWLSGTNRRPGGGGRLAPPRPTAGIIRLRLVPAGVLAQAGLQPGLWGETGAERERAHRALSRVQGILGPESVVTAVLGGGRAPADQARLVPWGDERLPARPLAPPWPGRLPPPAPAVVLPVPLPAAVHDSTGQLVGVTARLEVSAAPARLTVGTTAAVEIVGWTGPWPVDERWWAPAEARRAARFQVSLADGGALLLCLAAGQWTVEAIYD
- a CDS encoding IS630 family transposase yields the protein MPRTGRPTPPLTLTDEERATLTRWSRRAKSSQVLAMRSRIILACAEGASNVDVATELGVHLSTVGKWRRRFLKLRLDGLIDEQRPGRPPSISLDQVEQVVVATLEQVPRNATHWSRTSMAERSGLSKSTIGRIWRDFGLKPHRADTFKLSTDPQFMEKVVDVVGLYHNPPERAVVLCVDEKSQIQALDRSQPVLPMMPGMPERRTHDYVRNGITSLFAAFNVADGTVIGQLHRQHRATEFQKFLTAIDKTVPADLDIHLICDNYGTHKTPAIRAWLARHPRFHMHFTPTGSSWLNQVERWFGYLTEQKIRRGAHKSVRSLEADIRAWITDWNSNPRPFIWTKTAEEILESLARFCRRISGAGH
- a CDS encoding error-prone DNA polymerase translates to MSTADPATPGGRLRVVDPLAAAGDEEAPRSRSRETIPVRPVEPPPDAVPYAELHCHTNFSFLDGASHPEELAEEAARLGLTALAVTDHDGFYGVVRFAEAARALRLPTVFGAELSLDLPGPRTGEPDPHGRHLLVLARGPEGYARLARTIARAQLRGGEKGRPVYGELAEVAAELRDHVLLLTGCRKGPVPSALLTEGVDAAARELDRLTALFGAESVAVELTDHGDPLDADRNDAIAELAARAGLPTVATNNVHYATPGRRRLATALAAVRARRSLDELDGWLPAAATAHLRTGAEMAARFAAHPGAVARAAALGAELAFDLHLVAPELPAYPVPPGHTEMTWLRELTMAGALDRYGPPGAHPEAYHQLDHELKMIDELGFPGYFLVVYDIVEFCRRSGIYCQGRGSAANSAVCYALRITNVDAVRHQLLFERFLAPERDGPPDIDVDIESDRREEVIQHVYAKYGREHTAQVANVISYRPRSAVRDIAKAFGFSPGQQDAWSKQIDRWGSVAAVDAEGIPEHVVAYANELQTFPRHLGIHSGGMVICDRPVIEVCPVEWGRMPGRTVLQWDKDDCANAGLVKFDLLGLGMLSVLRYAHDLIGSTLDLGSMSLDDPEVYDMLCRADSVGVFQVESRAQMATLPRLKPREFYDLVVEVALIRPGPIQGGSVHPYIRRKNGQEPVTYPHPLMRNALEKTLGVPLFQEQLMQLAIDLAGFDAAGADQLRRAMGSKRSTERMAQIRDRLYAGMAERGITGELADDVYLKLSAFASYGFPESHAMSFAYLVYASSWLKRYHPAPFLAALLNAQPMGFYSPQTLVDDARRHGVEVRRPDINASGAKAVLESTPDTRWGSAPGEPPHRWGLGGPAVRLGLGSVRTVGDELAERIEAERTAGGPYRDMADLARRVGLTAAQLEALATADAFAGFGLTRREALWAAGAAAQDRPDRLPGTVTGASAPVLPGMEAVDRLVADVWATGLSPESHPARFIRPQLDALGAVPIAKLAQVEPGRRVRVGGIVTHRQRPGTAGGVTFLNLEDETGMLNVTCSPGLWQRYRKVARTSAALVVRGRLERHDGVTNLTADRLDAITPPVSPASRDFR